Proteins found in one Sporosarcina sp. FSL K6-3457 genomic segment:
- a CDS encoding adenine deaminase C-terminal domain-containing protein yields MWDQHIVKDQLQIINGKKAPELIIINAEYLHAIYKKWVTGNIWVAGDRIVYAGKDMPAVTEGAEIVDAAGKKIVSGYIEPHVHPFQLYNPRTFADYAARLGTTTFISDNLVLFMSLDNETSFSILDQFNELPFAFYWWARFDSQTVLQNEAELYNPASIKEWIERPEVLLGGELTGWPRLMAGDPNMFASVQATKVAGKKVEGHFPGASERTLTRMKLLGADGDHEAMTVEEVEARLLHGYGVTLRHSSIRPDLPHLLKGIVDKELDVFDHLMMTTDGSTPSFHIDGVVDKCIRVALEAGVPPIDAYQMASYNVARYYDMTDLHGIIATGRYATLNFLEDEYNPVPTDVLSKGKWLKRDGQSTARFPAIDWSFVDKFAPAFDLNKADFTFDNPLGIEMVNDVITKPYTVTIDTTVEKLADDHDESFLMLVDRNGKWRVNTLIKGFSTTVQGFASSYSNTGDIILIGKDKKEMLNAFREIKRIGGGMVLYENGSIVATLPLAIGGGLSAEPVETLIEQELALKKALTERGHRHGDAVYTFLFLQSTHLPYIRITQMGLFDVLKNEVMIPVTER; encoded by the coding sequence ATGTGGGATCAACATATAGTAAAAGATCAACTCCAGATCATTAACGGTAAAAAAGCGCCGGAACTTATTATTATCAATGCGGAATACTTACATGCCATTTATAAAAAATGGGTGACAGGAAACATTTGGGTGGCTGGTGATCGAATTGTCTATGCAGGCAAGGACATGCCAGCTGTGACAGAAGGGGCAGAGATTGTTGATGCTGCGGGTAAGAAAATTGTATCCGGTTACATAGAGCCTCACGTCCATCCGTTTCAATTGTATAATCCGCGAACGTTTGCAGATTATGCAGCACGGCTTGGGACAACGACGTTCATATCGGACAATCTTGTTCTATTTATGTCACTAGATAATGAGACTTCCTTTTCAATCCTGGATCAATTTAATGAATTACCCTTCGCATTTTACTGGTGGGCACGCTTTGATTCGCAGACGGTCTTGCAAAATGAAGCGGAGCTGTACAATCCAGCGTCCATCAAAGAGTGGATTGAGCGTCCAGAAGTACTGTTGGGCGGTGAGCTAACAGGCTGGCCACGACTGATGGCTGGGGATCCGAACATGTTTGCTTCTGTTCAGGCGACAAAAGTGGCAGGCAAGAAAGTCGAAGGTCATTTCCCAGGGGCTTCTGAACGCACGCTAACGCGTATGAAGCTTCTTGGTGCCGATGGTGATCATGAGGCGATGACTGTGGAAGAGGTAGAGGCGCGGTTATTGCACGGTTATGGCGTGACGCTTCGCCATTCGTCTATTCGCCCGGATCTTCCGCATTTATTGAAGGGGATCGTTGACAAAGAACTAGACGTGTTCGACCATTTGATGATGACAACAGATGGTTCGACACCGTCATTCCATATCGATGGAGTGGTGGACAAGTGTATTCGTGTTGCGCTCGAAGCGGGTGTGCCGCCAATTGATGCGTATCAGATGGCGTCTTATAATGTGGCGCGCTATTATGATATGACTGATTTGCACGGCATCATTGCGACAGGTCGTTATGCAACGCTCAACTTCCTGGAGGATGAATACAATCCTGTGCCAACAGATGTGCTATCTAAGGGCAAGTGGTTGAAACGTGATGGTCAATCGACAGCACGGTTTCCGGCTATTGACTGGTCGTTTGTAGACAAGTTTGCTCCCGCATTTGATTTGAATAAAGCCGATTTCACATTTGACAATCCATTGGGTATTGAAATGGTCAATGATGTCATTACGAAACCGTATACTGTCACTATCGACACGACGGTAGAAAAGTTAGCGGATGATCATGATGAGAGCTTCCTAATGTTAGTTGACCGCAATGGGAAATGGCGTGTCAATACGCTTATTAAAGGGTTTTCCACGACTGTTCAAGGCTTTGCTTCGTCGTATTCGAATACAGGCGACATCATTTTAATCGGTAAGGATAAAAAGGAAATGCTGAATGCCTTCCGTGAAATTAAACGGATTGGCGGAGGTATGGTACTCTATGAGAATGGTAGTATTGTGGCAACACTTCCGCTAGCAATCGGTGGTGGATTATCTGCAGAGCCTGTGGAGACGTTGATTGAACAGGAGTTGGCACTGAAAAAGGCATTGACAGAACGTGGGCATAGGCATGGTGATGCGGTGTATACATTCCTGTTTCTACAATCAACCCATCTACCGTATATCCGCATTACACAGATGGGACTATTTGATGTGTTGAAAAATGAAGTAATGATTCCGGTTACGGAAAGATAG
- a CDS encoding spore germination protein: MTKKKAPPLFNELAEQFKPSTDISQTHLQIKGQYAFLFFLKSVVDGDRLQQTIIKPFFEMASEEGFESYIQSLPNRSDIPSIDKLLISLSAGNVLVAIEDNIFLLDIRLVKNNEVQDILVEPTVHGPQKGLSEDIEVTINLIRQRYHNPSLKVEAIMKDNVSHRGIALLYDNDQVDPEMLKRVKDKLNKLDTPLLQSAGELQLFMSNNKFTLFPTTMITERPDRIVYNLNNGKVIIAVDGSPDVLIAPVIFFDFMASMENNYHIFNVTIFTILLRYVGLFTCVLLPSVYVAVTSYNPDILRIELALTIAGGRIGVPYPSFIEVVFMLFFMELLTEASMRLPKAVSSTATTVGGLILGTAATEAALTSNIMVIVVSAVAISTFVIPINEMSFAVRVIRLVLLVYTSLFGMVGLLVGFVGLVMILANKESLGVPYLRIPWKGKSKELRMDNR; the protein is encoded by the coding sequence ATGACTAAAAAAAAAGCCCCTCCTTTATTCAATGAACTAGCGGAACAATTCAAACCATCTACTGACATTAGTCAAACGCATCTACAAATTAAAGGTCAATATGCATTCCTGTTCTTTTTAAAATCGGTGGTCGATGGCGATAGACTTCAACAAACGATCATTAAGCCCTTTTTTGAAATGGCTTCTGAGGAAGGCTTTGAATCCTATATCCAATCTTTACCGAATAGAAGCGACATTCCTTCTATAGATAAATTACTGATTTCGTTAAGTGCCGGAAATGTTTTGGTAGCTATCGAGGACAATATATTTTTGCTGGATATCCGTCTTGTGAAAAACAATGAGGTACAGGATATCCTTGTAGAACCGACAGTTCACGGACCGCAAAAAGGGTTGAGTGAGGATATTGAGGTAACTATCAATTTGATCAGGCAACGGTATCATAATCCCTCTTTAAAAGTGGAAGCAATCATGAAGGACAACGTATCCCACCGGGGAATCGCCTTACTCTATGATAACGATCAAGTAGATCCAGAAATGTTAAAAAGAGTAAAAGACAAACTTAATAAACTTGATACTCCCTTATTACAATCAGCGGGTGAACTTCAACTTTTTATGAGCAATAATAAATTCACGTTGTTCCCTACAACGATGATAACTGAACGACCAGACCGTATTGTTTACAATTTGAACAACGGTAAAGTAATTATAGCAGTTGATGGGAGCCCCGATGTCCTCATAGCACCTGTCATCTTTTTCGATTTTATGGCTTCAATGGAAAATAACTACCATATTTTCAACGTAACAATTTTTACAATCCTATTGAGATATGTAGGTTTATTCACATGCGTTTTATTACCTAGTGTATACGTTGCTGTGACATCGTATAATCCCGATATTCTTAGAATCGAACTTGCGCTTACTATCGCGGGAGGAAGGATTGGAGTACCGTACCCATCATTTATCGAGGTAGTATTTATGCTTTTCTTTATGGAATTATTAACGGAAGCAAGCATGCGTTTACCGAAAGCTGTCAGTTCAACTGCAACAACCGTTGGGGGGCTCATTTTAGGAACAGCTGCTACGGAAGCGGCACTTACTTCAAATATCATGGTCATAGTCGTTTCAGCTGTCGCCATCTCCACATTTGTCATTCCAATCAATGAGATGAGTTTTGCAGTACGGGTTATAAGGCTAGTTCTACTTGTTTATACATCCTTATTCGGGATGGTCGGCTTACTGGTTGGTTTCGTCGGACTTGTGATGATTTTAGCGAATAAAGAAAGCTTGGGTGTTCCTTATTTACGGATTCCATGGAAGGGTAAAAGCAAGGAATTGAGGATGGATAATCGATGA